Genomic DNA from Carnobacterium divergens DSM 20623:
AACGTCTTTCTTTTAGTTTCCAACCAATTCAACTTTTTTTTCTGTGTTTAAAGGAGGATTATCCGTCAAAAAATGATGTACCCACCCCACAACCTCTTGATTATCAACCAATCCAATATGCGTATCCGTTGTTATTTTTTCAAGATAAGTATGGACATTTTCTGGGAAAATCAACCGTGACGACAAAGCACTGCCAAGTGGAACGATACTATCGGTTTTTTCACCACTTCCATCATCGCCTGCAATCGAAAGGACAGCTAATTGTGGATTTAACTTTGAGCGATTACGGATATAAGTTTTCAACTCATCTGTTTGAAAAGGAACCCCTTTAAAATCAAGATTCACCTGATTGTCCTCAGGGTCTAGCTCATTAAAAGGAGCACCTAAAACCACCATTTTGCGTAAGTGAGGAACGTCTTCTTTTTGGTCATACTCCTCAGCGTAATCCGTTAGTGCTAACCCGCCATTCGAAAAACCAATCGCATCAAATTGCTGAAATTGATACGTTTTTTTCAAATGAGTGAGTAATTTTTGAAGTCCTTTGCTCCAATCCTCGATAGGCGCATTATTTTCTTCAAACCCAATAGATACAATTGGATGTTTAGCATCTTTGGTGAGGGTTCCTTGATAATCTAGTTGACCATCCCCAGCAATTGTTACTTTTAATGTTTCAGTTGAAGGGTCAGGTAAGTCGTTTAATTTTTGAATAAAAGCATCAAATGAATCTTCATTGCCTCCACTTCCATGAATGACAACGATTGGAATTTCATTTTCCAGTGCTAGTTTGGGTAAGGTACTTTTTTTAGGAGTGGCTGTGCAAGCACTTGTAAAAATTAAAAGTAGGATAAAAAAAGTGAGTAATTTTTTCATTGATAAGCACTCCTTTAATATAGGATTGTTAAAATTGTATCATGTGCTATTTTTATTTACTAGTTACATTCCTTAAAAGTATAGTAAACTAAAGAGAGAGGGATACAAAGAAAGGAAGTTTAGAGATGAAATTTAACTCAAAAGCAGAAGAAAAATATTACTATGAACGAGTGGCACCAGAAGCTGATTTCTTAGAGTGGTACGCCAATGAAGACTTGCCTCAATATGAAAAACCTTCTGTTACAGTCGATAATGTGATGCTTTGCTATGATAAAGAAGCGCAGCAACTTAAAATGCTGTTAATCAAAAGAATAGCCAACCCTTTTAGAAATTGTTGGGCATTGCCAGGAGGTTTTGTTGACAAACAAGAAGCGACCACAGCAACTTGTCTAAGAGAAACTAAAGAAGAAACTGGAATTGAATTAACAAAAGAGGCTATTTATGAAATAGGTTCATTTAGCCAACCTAATCGTGATCCTCGTGGCTGGACAATTACTATTAGCTATTTAGCTCTCTTACCAACAATGCCTATTACAACCGCAGGAGATGATGCAAAAGAAGCCCAATGGTTTAATGTATCAATCAAAGATGAACAGTTACTGCTGAGTTTTAATGAACAAAAAATTACAATTGATTTAACGAGTACAAAATCTAATAAGACAGCTTTAGCATTTGATCATGAGGCCATCATTCGTAGAGGTTTCAAAAAACTACTTTTAACTGAAAATCAACCTCAGTTGAAAATATTAATTGGTAAAACAAGTGAATCGAAAGACGTTGAAAA
This window encodes:
- a CDS encoding alpha/beta hydrolase — protein: MKKLLTFFILLLIFTSACTATPKKSTLPKLALENEIPIVVIHGSGGNEDSFDAFIQKLNDLPDPSTETLKVTIAGDGQLDYQGTLTKDAKHPIVSIGFEENNAPIEDWSKGLQKLLTHLKKTYQFQQFDAIGFSNGGLALTDYAEEYDQKEDVPHLRKMVVLGAPFNELDPEDNQVNLDFKGVPFQTDELKTYIRNRSKLNPQLAVLSIAGDDGSGEKTDSIVPLGSALSSRLIFPENVHTYLEKITTDTHIGLVDNQEVVGWVHHFLTDNPPLNTEKKVELVGN
- a CDS encoding NUDIX domain-containing protein, which codes for MKFNSKAEEKYYYERVAPEADFLEWYANEDLPQYEKPSVTVDNVMLCYDKEAQQLKMLLIKRIANPFRNCWALPGGFVDKQEATTATCLRETKEETGIELTKEAIYEIGSFSQPNRDPRGWTITISYLALLPTMPITTAGDDAKEAQWFNVSIKDEQLLLSFNEQKITIDLTSTKSNKTALAFDHEAIIRRGFKKLLLTENQPQLKILIGKTSESKDVEKIMKKLNR